A window from Setaria italica strain Yugu1 chromosome VIII, Setaria_italica_v2.0, whole genome shotgun sequence encodes these proteins:
- the LOC105915003 gene encoding protein MID1-COMPLEMENTING ACTIVITY 2, translated as MAGFWDMVGKAANLLQLFGVDAITLITIIASCFWQFHEVKKECRKLEDSVRMLWLLLLSPAGCWIMQQQNLELLGHLVTNALMDADDLVRSCSESTPSLRVLRGRGMSRQFRDLRNSIDSYCRLILSINAAFLLGVSPTPGDSTSSSTAAPDHTHIIDISQE; from the coding sequence ATGGCCGGGTTTTGGGACATGGTCGGGAAGGCGGCCAATCTGCTTCAGCTATTTGGAGTGGACGCCATCACGCTCATCACCATCATCGCGAGCTGCTTCTGGCAGTTTCATGAGGTTAAGAAGGAATGCCGGAAGCTGGAGGACAGTGTGCGGATGCTCTGGCTGCTCCTGCTCTCGCCAGCCGGCTGCTGGATCATGCAGCAGCAGAACTTGGAGCTGCTGGGGCATCTCGTGACCAATGCACTCATGGACGCAGACGACCTCGTCCGGTCCTGCAGCGAGAGCACGCCGTCTTTACGTGTCCTGAGGGGCAGGGGCATGTCCAGGCAGTTCCGCGATCTGCGCAACAGCATCGACTCCTACTGTCGCCTCATCCTCTCCATCaacgccgccttcctcctcggCGTGTCACCAACCCCCGGGGATTCCACGTCGTCATCTACGGCTGCTCCTGATCACACTCACATCATCGACATCAGCCAGGAATGA